A window of Aeromicrobium sp. A1-2 contains these coding sequences:
- a CDS encoding TetR/AcrR family transcriptional regulator: protein MSPHPDEVTTEAPQTRTPQGERTRAMRLRLMEATVDCLVELGWAGTTTTVVSKRAGVSRGAQLHHFPSKLDLVVAAVGHLTERRRDDMRQAAADLPEQGRTRAVLEILSAQFVSPVFFAALELWVAARTDAELRESVAPLERRVGRETHAYALELLAVDESRGDNRRIVQATLDLLRGLGLAASLSDDTRRRAAVLDSWAVVLDHELETT from the coding sequence ATGAGCCCCCATCCTGATGAGGTGACCACCGAGGCTCCCCAGACGCGAACGCCGCAGGGCGAGCGCACGCGTGCCATGCGCCTGCGGCTCATGGAAGCGACGGTCGACTGCCTGGTCGAGCTCGGCTGGGCCGGGACGACCACGACGGTGGTTAGCAAGCGGGCCGGGGTCAGTCGGGGTGCGCAGCTGCACCACTTCCCGAGCAAGCTCGACCTCGTGGTGGCCGCGGTGGGGCACCTCACCGAGCGCCGCCGCGACGACATGCGGCAGGCCGCCGCAGACCTGCCCGAGCAGGGCCGCACCCGAGCCGTGCTCGAGATCTTGTCGGCGCAGTTCGTCTCGCCGGTCTTCTTCGCCGCGCTTGAGCTGTGGGTCGCGGCGCGGACCGACGCAGAGCTCCGTGAGTCAGTCGCACCGTTGGAACGTCGGGTCGGTCGCGAGACCCATGCGTACGCCCTGGAGCTGCTGGCCGTCGACGAGTCCCGTGGCGACAACCGCCGCATCGTCCAGGCAACCCTCGACCTGCTGCGCGGCCTCGGCCTCGCGGCATCCCTCAGCGACGACACCAGACGCCGGGCCGCCGTGCTCGACAGCTGGGCCGTCGTCCTCGACCACGAGCTGGAGACCACATGA
- a CDS encoding TIGR03084 family metal-binding protein, whose product MSNPSILEGVLSDLAAESLQLDAWVAGLPATGWATVTTPEGWTVAHQIGHLHWTDLASHSAITEPEEFARGMELAAANPVGFVDEAAEEMALLPPEQLLASWREGRVALDVALRAVPDGEKIPWYGPPMSPASMATARVMETWAHSHDVGEALGLPIPQTSRARHVCHIGVRTRGFAHLVRGEDAPTADVRVELTGPDGDVWAWGPEDAPERVTGSGYDFALLATRRRHVEDVDVHAEGPGAAHWLTIVQAFAGMPGADPVRLADR is encoded by the coding sequence ATGAGCAACCCGAGCATCCTCGAAGGCGTCCTGTCCGATCTCGCCGCGGAGAGCCTGCAGCTCGACGCCTGGGTCGCGGGCCTGCCCGCCACCGGTTGGGCGACCGTCACGACCCCCGAGGGCTGGACCGTGGCGCACCAGATCGGGCACCTGCACTGGACCGACCTGGCGTCGCACTCGGCGATCACCGAGCCCGAGGAGTTCGCCCGTGGCATGGAGCTCGCCGCCGCCAACCCGGTCGGATTCGTCGATGAGGCCGCTGAGGAGATGGCGCTCCTGCCGCCCGAGCAGCTGCTGGCGTCATGGCGGGAGGGACGCGTCGCGCTCGATGTGGCCCTGCGCGCCGTGCCCGACGGCGAGAAGATTCCCTGGTACGGCCCGCCGATGAGCCCGGCATCCATGGCGACTGCCCGGGTCATGGAGACCTGGGCTCACAGCCACGACGTCGGCGAGGCGCTCGGGCTGCCGATCCCGCAGACATCGCGGGCCAGGCACGTGTGCCACATCGGCGTACGCACACGCGGTTTCGCCCACCTGGTGCGCGGCGAGGACGCGCCGACGGCCGATGTACGGGTCGAGCTGACCGGTCCTGATGGCGACGTGTGGGCCTGGGGCCCCGAGGACGCACCGGAACGTGTCACGGGCTCGGGCTACGACTTCGCGCTGCTGGCCACCCGACGCCGCCACGTCGAGGATGTCGACGTGCACGCCGAGGGGCCCGGCGCGGCGCACTGGTTGACCATCGTGCAGGCCTTCGCCGGGATGCCCGGCGCCGACCCGGTCAGGCTGGCGGACCGATGA
- a CDS encoding acyclic terpene utilization AtuA family protein translates to MSGAATGSTAGPIRIGNCSGYYGDRLSAMREMLEGGELDYLTGDYLAELTMLILGRDRMKDDALGYAKTFVRQMTDSMGLAKELGVKIVANAGGLNPAGLAARLRELAAEQGLEISIAHVEGDDLLARADELSFGSVMTANAYLGAFGIAAALQAGADVVVTGRVTDASVVVGPAIAHFGWGRGDLDRLAGAVVAGHVIECGTQATGGNFSGFSQIDMSKPLGFPVAEISHDGAVVITKHDGTGGAVTVDTVTAQLVYEIGGPVYLGPDVSARLDSVSLTQVGPDRVSITGVTGEAPPATAKVCLNALGGFRNSVEFLLTGLDIPEKAALIQGQMDAALAAGTAPESIEWQLDRTDTPDPETEAAATSLLRCHVRSARPDPVGRAFSDAAIQLALASYPGFSVTRPPAAGTPFGVYRPAYVAQSEVPHVVVHADGRREEIAPPEVTEPVVTATRSSTETGSIAGEWIGDTVRAQLGQLAYARSGDKGGDANIGVWIPADHPHRDDAYAWLAGFLDEATVRELLRETAMLELEIHPLPNLAAVNIVVHGLLGEGVASSTRLDPQAKGVGEWLRARDCAIPTSLLPEQIAEAAL, encoded by the coding sequence ATGAGCGGGGCCGCGACAGGCTCGACCGCCGGGCCGATCCGGATCGGCAACTGCTCGGGCTACTACGGCGACCGGCTGTCGGCGATGCGCGAGATGCTGGAGGGCGGCGAGCTGGACTACCTGACCGGCGACTATCTCGCCGAGCTGACGATGCTGATCCTGGGCCGCGACCGCATGAAGGACGATGCACTCGGCTACGCCAAGACGTTCGTGCGCCAGATGACCGACTCGATGGGGCTCGCCAAGGAGCTCGGCGTCAAGATCGTCGCCAACGCGGGCGGACTCAACCCGGCGGGTCTGGCCGCCAGGCTCCGCGAGCTGGCCGCCGAGCAGGGCCTGGAGATCTCGATCGCTCACGTCGAGGGCGACGATCTGCTGGCCCGGGCCGACGAGCTCTCCTTCGGCAGCGTCATGACCGCGAACGCCTATCTCGGGGCATTCGGTATCGCCGCGGCCCTCCAGGCGGGCGCCGACGTCGTCGTGACCGGTCGGGTCACGGACGCCTCGGTCGTCGTCGGTCCCGCGATCGCGCACTTCGGTTGGGGCCGGGGCGACCTGGACCGACTGGCGGGCGCGGTCGTCGCAGGTCATGTCATCGAGTGCGGGACACAGGCCACCGGCGGCAACTTCTCCGGCTTCAGCCAGATCGACATGTCGAAGCCGTTGGGGTTCCCGGTCGCGGAGATCTCCCACGACGGAGCTGTCGTCATCACCAAGCACGACGGCACGGGGGGAGCGGTCACGGTCGACACCGTGACGGCCCAGCTGGTCTACGAGATCGGTGGACCGGTCTATCTCGGTCCCGATGTCTCCGCGCGCCTGGACTCCGTCTCGCTGACGCAGGTGGGGCCCGACCGGGTGTCGATCACCGGCGTCACGGGTGAGGCCCCTCCGGCGACCGCGAAGGTCTGCCTCAATGCTCTCGGGGGGTTCCGCAACAGTGTCGAGTTCCTGCTCACGGGTCTGGACATCCCGGAGAAGGCCGCCCTGATCCAGGGACAGATGGACGCGGCACTCGCGGCAGGCACCGCCCCGGAGTCGATCGAGTGGCAGCTTGACCGCACCGACACCCCGGACCCGGAGACCGAGGCGGCGGCGACCTCGTTGCTGCGCTGCCACGTCAGGAGCGCCAGGCCAGATCCGGTCGGGCGAGCGTTCAGCGATGCCGCGATCCAGCTGGCCCTCGCCTCGTATCCCGGCTTCAGCGTGACTCGTCCGCCGGCGGCCGGCACGCCGTTCGGCGTCTATCGACCTGCGTACGTCGCGCAGTCGGAGGTCCCGCACGTCGTCGTGCATGCCGACGGCCGGCGTGAGGAGATCGCACCCCCCGAGGTCACCGAGCCTGTCGTCACGGCGACACGCTCGTCGACCGAGACCGGCTCGATTGCCGGGGAGTGGATCGGCGACACCGTGCGGGCGCAGCTCGGCCAGCTGGCGTATGCACGTTCTGGCGACAAGGGTGGTGACGCCAACATCGGCGTCTGGATCCCGGCCGACCACCCGCACCGCGACGATGCCTACGCATGGCTGGCCGGCTTCCTGGACGAGGCAACGGTCCGAGAGCTCCTGCGGGAGACCGCGATGCTCGAGCTCGAGATCCACCCACTGCCCAACCTCGCCGCGGTCAACATCGTCGTCCACGGGCTGCTCGGCGAAGGAGTCGCCTCGTCCACCCGCCTCGACCCGCAGGCCAAGGGCGTCGGCGAGTGGTTGCGCGCGCGGGACTGCGCCATCCCGACCAGTCTTCTCCCCGAACAGATTGCCGAGGCCGCACTGTGA
- a CDS encoding acyl-CoA dehydrogenase family protein, translated as MNTWQTPERRALRDMVTSFTEKEIAPHLPDWEDGGMLPRDLHRKAAEVGLLGIGFPEEIGGSGGSIIDATVMTEAVLAGGGSTGLLASLFTHGIAVPHIVDSGNADLIDRYVRPTLAGELIGSLGVTEPGGGSDVSALTTRAVLDGDHYVVNGAKTFITSGVRADFVTTAVRTGGAGFGGISLLVIDKQTPGFSVSAPLKKMGWHCSDTAELTFEDVRVPAGNIVGDVNGGFGLIINQFVNERVTMAVQGYATAQRALDLSVAYARQRETFGKPLITRQVIRHKLVEMHSRTAAARALTREVVELAAAGESPLLEAAVAKNVSVAACEWVVSEAVQIFGGMGYMRESEVERHYRDARILGIGGGATEVMTDLAAKLLEY; from the coding sequence GTGAACACCTGGCAGACACCCGAGCGTCGCGCACTGCGCGACATGGTCACCTCCTTCACCGAGAAGGAGATCGCGCCGCACCTCCCGGACTGGGAGGACGGCGGCATGCTGCCGCGCGACCTGCACCGCAAGGCTGCCGAGGTGGGCCTGCTGGGCATCGGCTTCCCCGAGGAGATCGGCGGATCAGGCGGCAGCATCATCGACGCGACCGTCATGACCGAGGCGGTCCTCGCCGGCGGCGGCTCGACCGGGCTGCTGGCCAGCCTGTTCACCCACGGGATCGCCGTCCCGCACATCGTCGACAGCGGCAACGCCGACCTGATCGACCGCTACGTCCGTCCGACCCTCGCGGGTGAGCTGATCGGCTCGCTCGGCGTCACCGAGCCGGGCGGCGGTTCTGACGTCTCGGCGCTCACGACCCGCGCCGTCCTGGACGGCGACCACTATGTCGTCAACGGCGCCAAGACCTTCATCACCTCAGGCGTCCGAGCCGACTTCGTCACGACGGCCGTGCGTACCGGTGGCGCCGGGTTCGGGGGCATCAGTCTCCTGGTCATCGACAAGCAGACGCCCGGCTTCTCGGTCTCCGCCCCGCTCAAGAAGATGGGTTGGCACTGCTCCGACACCGCCGAGCTGACGTTCGAGGACGTCCGGGTTCCGGCCGGCAACATCGTGGGCGACGTCAACGGCGGATTCGGCCTGATCATCAACCAGTTCGTCAACGAGCGGGTCACGATGGCGGTCCAGGGCTATGCGACGGCGCAGCGCGCCCTCGACCTGTCCGTCGCATACGCCCGACAGCGTGAGACGTTCGGCAAGCCGCTGATCACCCGGCAGGTCATCCGGCACAAGCTCGTCGAGATGCACAGCCGCACCGCCGCGGCCCGTGCGCTCACCCGGGAGGTCGTCGAGCTGGCCGCAGCGGGTGAGAGCCCCCTGCTCGAGGCGGCAGTCGCCAAGAACGTGTCGGTCGCGGCCTGCGAGTGGGTCGTGTCCGAGGCCGTGCAGATCTTCGGCGGCATGGGCTACATGCGCGAGTCCGAGGTCGAGCGGCACTATCGCGACGCGCGCATCCTGGGCATCGGCGGCGGGGCCACCGAGGTCATGACCGATCTGGCCGCCAAGCTGTTGGAGTACTGA
- a CDS encoding acyl-CoA carboxylase subunit beta — MRTAVDTSSETYAMNRERMLERLADLAEQHAKALAGGGEKYAARHHQRGKLTARERIELLVDPDSPFLELSSLAAWGTDFAVGAAIVTGIGVVEGVECMIVANDPTVKGGSSNPSTLKKAHRAAQIAAECGLPTINLVESGGADLPTQKDIFIPGGASFRNITRASAARCPTVALVFGNSTAGGAYIPGMSDYVVMVKGGAKVFLGGPPLVKMATGEESDDESLGGAEMHARTSGLADYLAVDERDAIRLGRSIVKHLNWTKRGTVPEPTYAEPALDPEELLGIVPTDLKIPFDPREVIARLVDGSEFDEFKPLYGSSLVTGFAQLHGHPIGILANAQGVLFSQEAQKATQFIQLSNQIDTPLLFLHNTTGYMVGAEYEQGGIIKHGAQMINAVSNSTVPHISVVMGASYGAGHYGMSGRAYDPRFMFSWPNAKSAVMGPAQLAGVISIVARGAAESKGQPYDEDGDKQMRAYIEDQIEKESLAYFTSGMLYDDGVIDPRDTRTILGICLSAINTVPVKGAEGYGVFR; from the coding sequence ATGCGCACTGCAGTGGACACATCCTCCGAAACCTACGCGATGAACCGCGAGCGCATGCTGGAACGACTCGCCGATCTGGCCGAGCAGCATGCCAAGGCGCTGGCCGGCGGCGGCGAGAAGTACGCCGCCCGGCACCACCAGCGCGGCAAGCTGACCGCCCGCGAACGCATCGAGCTCCTGGTCGACCCCGACTCCCCGTTCCTCGAGCTGTCGAGCCTCGCCGCGTGGGGCACCGACTTCGCTGTCGGCGCGGCCATCGTCACGGGCATCGGCGTGGTCGAGGGCGTCGAGTGCATGATCGTGGCCAACGACCCGACGGTCAAGGGTGGGTCGTCCAATCCCAGCACGCTCAAGAAGGCCCACAGGGCCGCGCAGATCGCCGCCGAGTGCGGCCTGCCGACGATCAACCTGGTTGAGTCCGGCGGTGCTGACCTGCCGACCCAGAAGGACATCTTCATCCCCGGCGGAGCATCGTTCCGCAACATCACCCGGGCCAGTGCGGCCCGGTGCCCGACCGTCGCGCTGGTGTTCGGCAACTCGACGGCCGGCGGCGCGTACATCCCCGGCATGAGCGACTACGTCGTGATGGTCAAGGGCGGCGCCAAGGTGTTCCTCGGCGGCCCGCCACTGGTCAAGATGGCCACGGGAGAGGAGTCCGACGACGAGTCGCTGGGTGGAGCGGAGATGCACGCGCGCACCTCGGGCCTGGCCGACTACCTCGCGGTCGATGAGCGTGACGCGATCCGGCTCGGCCGCTCGATCGTCAAGCACCTCAACTGGACCAAGCGCGGCACGGTGCCCGAGCCGACGTACGCCGAGCCGGCCCTGGACCCCGAGGAGCTGCTCGGCATCGTGCCGACCGACCTCAAGATCCCGTTCGACCCGCGGGAGGTCATCGCCCGCCTGGTCGACGGATCGGAGTTCGACGAGTTCAAGCCGCTCTACGGCTCATCGCTCGTGACGGGTTTCGCGCAGCTGCACGGGCATCCGATCGGCATCCTGGCCAACGCGCAGGGCGTGCTGTTCAGCCAGGAGGCGCAGAAGGCGACGCAGTTCATCCAGCTGTCCAACCAGATCGACACGCCACTGTTGTTCCTGCACAACACGACCGGCTACATGGTCGGCGCGGAGTACGAGCAGGGCGGCATCATCAAGCACGGCGCGCAGATGATCAACGCGGTCTCCAACTCGACCGTCCCGCACATCTCGGTCGTGATGGGCGCGTCCTACGGTGCGGGCCACTACGGCATGAGCGGCCGGGCCTACGACCCGCGGTTCATGTTCAGCTGGCCCAACGCCAAGTCCGCCGTGATGGGGCCTGCGCAGCTCGCGGGCGTCATCTCGATCGTCGCCCGCGGAGCCGCGGAGTCCAAGGGGCAGCCGTACGACGAGGACGGCGACAAGCAGATGCGCGCGTACATCGAGGACCAGATCGAGAAGGAGTCCCTCGCGTACTTCACCTCCGGGATGCTCTACGACGACGGCGTCATCGACCCCCGCGACACCAGGACGATCCTCGGGATCTGCCTCAGCGCCATCAACACGGTGCCCGTCAAGGGTGCAGAAGGCTACGGGGTGTTCCGTTGA
- a CDS encoding biotin carboxylase N-terminal domain-containing protein gives MISSVLVANRGEIARRVFRTCRDLGISTVAVFSDADAGAPFALEADVAVRLPGNAPSDTYLRGDLVIAAALRAGADAIHPGYGFLSENAQFARDVTAAGLTWIGPAPETIDAMGSKIRAKELMSACGVPILSVDAATATPDDFPLLVKASAGGGGRGMRVVADAADLEGELVAAGAEALSAFGDDTVFVEPYLPTARHIEVQVLADTHGTCWVVGDRDCSIQRRHQKVVEEAPAPAVSDPVRTVLHDAARAAVKAVDYVGAGTVEFLVAEAHLDTGKVYFLEMNTRLQVEHPVTECVTGTDLVALQIAVAEGRALDGEPPVPSGHAIEVRLYAEDPADDWQPQTGTVRAFGVEGSRFVSPAAYGLRVDSGVETGSTVGIHYDAMLAKLIAHGPDRATAIRRLSTAVRGLRLHGVTTNTDLLLGILADEEFAAARLHTALLDERLADWTTPRLDDRAIRKSALAAALGEATAATASATVLSRIPTAYRNVPSQPRTRTYALSTGSLDEVVVTYSAGLVQHDLDDVTVVEATPSRVVLDDAGVTETYVVAVGDGWVDVDGPRGSLDLVPVPEFVDPADVVAEGSLLAPMPAAVISVAVHDGQQVSRGDVIVVLEAMKMQHTITAPTDGVVTQLSVTAGAQVESGTVLAIIEGEPP, from the coding sequence ATGATCAGCTCAGTGCTCGTTGCCAACCGGGGCGAGATCGCCCGGCGGGTGTTCCGCACCTGCCGTGATCTCGGCATCTCGACCGTCGCGGTGTTCTCCGACGCCGACGCGGGCGCACCCTTCGCGCTCGAGGCCGATGTAGCGGTACGCCTGCCGGGCAACGCACCGTCGGACACCTATCTGCGTGGGGACCTCGTGATCGCGGCCGCATTGCGGGCCGGGGCCGACGCGATCCACCCGGGCTACGGCTTCCTGTCCGAGAACGCGCAGTTCGCGCGAGACGTGACCGCCGCAGGCCTGACCTGGATCGGCCCCGCGCCCGAGACGATTGACGCGATGGGCTCCAAGATCCGCGCCAAGGAGCTGATGTCCGCGTGTGGGGTGCCGATCCTCAGCGTCGATGCAGCCACCGCGACCCCGGACGACTTCCCGCTGCTGGTCAAGGCGTCCGCCGGCGGAGGTGGCCGAGGCATGCGGGTCGTGGCCGACGCGGCCGACCTCGAGGGCGAGCTCGTGGCAGCCGGCGCCGAGGCGCTGTCCGCCTTCGGTGACGACACGGTCTTCGTCGAGCCCTACCTGCCGACCGCCCGCCACATCGAGGTGCAGGTCTTGGCCGACACCCATGGCACGTGCTGGGTCGTCGGTGATCGCGACTGCTCGATCCAGCGTCGGCACCAGAAGGTCGTCGAGGAGGCGCCCGCGCCTGCGGTCAGCGACCCCGTGCGCACGGTCCTGCACGACGCAGCCCGCGCCGCGGTCAAGGCGGTCGACTACGTCGGCGCCGGGACCGTCGAGTTCCTCGTCGCCGAGGCCCATCTGGACACCGGCAAGGTCTACTTCCTGGAGATGAACACCCGGCTCCAGGTCGAGCATCCCGTGACGGAGTGCGTCACGGGCACCGATCTGGTCGCCCTGCAGATCGCGGTCGCCGAGGGCCGGGCGCTGGACGGTGAGCCGCCGGTGCCCAGCGGGCACGCGATCGAGGTGCGCCTCTACGCCGAGGATCCGGCCGATGACTGGCAGCCGCAGACCGGGACGGTCCGCGCCTTCGGTGTCGAGGGCAGCCGGTTCGTGAGTCCAGCGGCGTACGGCCTGCGCGTCGACTCCGGGGTTGAGACCGGCTCGACGGTCGGGATCCACTACGACGCGATGTTGGCCAAGCTCATCGCGCACGGACCGGACCGGGCAACCGCTATCCGGCGGCTCAGCACCGCGGTGCGCGGCCTTCGCCTGCACGGCGTCACGACCAACACCGACCTGCTGCTCGGCATCCTCGCCGACGAGGAGTTCGCTGCCGCGCGCCTGCACACGGCTCTGCTCGACGAGCGACTCGCCGACTGGACGACCCCGCGGCTCGACGATCGGGCCATCCGCAAGTCAGCTCTTGCGGCTGCTCTCGGGGAGGCGACCGCAGCCACTGCGAGCGCGACGGTGCTCTCGCGCATCCCCACGGCGTACCGCAATGTGCCGAGCCAGCCGCGCACCCGGACCTACGCCCTCTCGACCGGCTCGCTCGACGAGGTTGTCGTGACCTACAGCGCGGGTCTGGTGCAGCACGATCTCGACGACGTGACGGTCGTCGAGGCCACACCGTCGCGGGTCGTGCTCGACGATGCGGGTGTCACCGAGACGTACGTCGTCGCGGTCGGTGACGGCTGGGTCGACGTCGACGGACCGCGCGGCTCGCTCGACCTCGTCCCCGTGCCCGAGTTCGTCGATCCGGCCGACGTCGTCGCGGAGGGATCGCTGTTGGCACCCATGCCTGCAGCGGTCATCAGCGTCGCGGTGCACGACGGTCAGCAGGTCAGCCGGGGCGACGTCATCGTCGTGCTCGAAGCCATGAAGATGCAGCACACCATCACCGCGCCGACCGACGGCGTCGTCACCCAGCTGTCGGTCACCGCCGGCGCGCAGGTCGAGTCCGGAACCGTACTCGCCATCATCGAAGGAGAACCCCCATGA
- a CDS encoding acyl-CoA dehydrogenase family protein codes for MTSFTESDERIALRKAVADLGAKYGRDYFEQAAKEGRKTSELWAEAGKLGYLGVAVPEEFGGGGGDIGDLAAVCEELATAGSPLLLMVVSPAIVGTIIAQYGTQEQKQRWLPGLADGTSTFAFSITEPDAGSNSHKIITTAYRTDDGWRLKGTKTYISGVDEASHVLVVARTEDAKTGNLKPALFLVPTDSEGFSYQEIDMGITSPEKQFTLFFDDVVVPADTLVGSEDAGIEQLFAGLNPERIMGAAFATGTARLALAKATEYAKQRQVWKAPIGSHQAIAHPLAESFIEIEMARLMTQRAAALYAAGDFMAAGEAANMAKYAAGEAVCHAVDRAIQTHGGNGLANEYGLVQMLAGSRLSRIAPVSKEMVLNFVAQFSLGLPKSY; via the coding sequence ATGACGAGCTTCACCGAGTCCGACGAGCGGATCGCCCTGCGCAAGGCCGTGGCCGATCTCGGCGCGAAATACGGGCGCGACTACTTCGAGCAGGCGGCCAAGGAAGGTCGCAAGACCAGCGAGCTGTGGGCCGAGGCCGGCAAGCTCGGTTATCTCGGTGTCGCCGTGCCGGAGGAGTTTGGCGGTGGTGGTGGCGACATCGGCGATCTGGCCGCGGTCTGCGAGGAGCTCGCCACGGCCGGCAGCCCCCTGCTCCTGATGGTCGTCTCGCCCGCGATCGTCGGCACGATCATCGCGCAGTACGGCACGCAGGAGCAGAAGCAGCGCTGGCTGCCCGGCCTGGCCGACGGCACCTCGACGTTCGCGTTCTCGATCACCGAGCCGGATGCCGGGTCCAACTCGCACAAGATCATCACGACGGCCTACCGCACGGACGACGGCTGGCGGCTCAAGGGCACCAAGACCTACATCTCGGGCGTCGACGAGGCCAGTCACGTCCTGGTCGTGGCGCGCACCGAGGACGCCAAGACCGGCAACCTCAAGCCTGCGCTGTTCCTCGTGCCGACCGACTCCGAGGGCTTCTCCTACCAGGAGATCGACATGGGCATCACATCGCCGGAAAAGCAGTTCACGCTGTTCTTCGACGACGTCGTGGTCCCGGCCGACACACTGGTCGGCAGCGAGGATGCCGGCATCGAGCAGCTGTTCGCGGGGCTCAATCCCGAACGCATCATGGGCGCGGCATTCGCGACCGGCACGGCGCGACTGGCCTTGGCCAAAGCCACGGAGTACGCCAAGCAGCGTCAGGTCTGGAAGGCGCCGATCGGCTCGCACCAGGCGATCGCGCACCCGCTGGCGGAGTCATTCATCGAGATCGAGATGGCCCGTCTCATGACGCAGCGGGCGGCCGCACTCTACGCCGCAGGCGATTTCATGGCGGCGGGCGAGGCGGCCAACATGGCCAAGTACGCCGCTGGCGAAGCCGTCTGTCACGCGGTCGACCGGGCGATCCAGACACACGGCGGCAACGGGTTGGCCAACGAGTATGGTCTGGTGCAGATGCTCGCAGGATCGCGGCTCTCGCGGATCGCACCGGTCAGCAAGGAGATGGTGCTCAACTTCGTCGCCCAGTTCTCCCTGGGCCTGCCCAAGTCGTACTGA
- a CDS encoding enoyl-CoA hydratase-related protein, with translation MSELVHLEIADQIATITLDSDHNRNALSKQLVTELVAHLTTADADTESKAILIRSAGTVFCSGADMAEAAAGGMATGATAVVALQRQIATADKPVVVELGGPVRAGGLGIVGAADMIIAAESVTFQLTEVRLGLAAASISVSLLPRFTDRAAADLFLTARKFDAVEAVAVGLITRAVPDVDLTDEVARVLADLVKGYPQGLRESKRILNHDLVARIDALGPDLAVKSAALFGSDEAREAMTAFLNRGK, from the coding sequence ATGTCCGAGTTGGTTCACCTCGAGATCGCCGACCAGATCGCGACGATCACGCTCGACAGCGATCACAACCGCAATGCGCTCAGCAAGCAGCTCGTGACCGAGCTCGTCGCGCACCTGACCACGGCGGACGCCGACACGGAGTCCAAGGCGATCCTGATCCGTTCGGCCGGCACGGTGTTCTGCTCGGGGGCCGACATGGCCGAGGCGGCGGCCGGGGGCATGGCCACAGGCGCCACCGCCGTGGTCGCCCTGCAGCGCCAGATCGCGACGGCGGACAAGCCCGTCGTGGTCGAGCTGGGCGGACCGGTGCGAGCCGGCGGGCTGGGCATCGTCGGCGCTGCCGACATGATCATCGCGGCCGAGTCGGTCACGTTCCAGCTCACCGAGGTACGCCTCGGGCTGGCGGCGGCGAGCATCTCGGTCTCCCTCCTCCCGCGGTTCACCGACCGCGCTGCCGCCGATCTGTTCCTGACCGCCCGGAAGTTCGATGCGGTCGAGGCTGTGGCGGTCGGGCTGATCACCCGGGCGGTACCTGATGTGGATCTGACCGACGAGGTCGCGCGTGTCCTGGCCGATCTCGTCAAGGGCTATCCGCAGGGTCTGCGTGAGAGCAAGCGGATCCTCAACCACGACCTGGTCGCCCGCATCGATGCCCTCGGGCCCGACCTCGCGGTCAAGTCCGCCGCACTGTTCGGCAGCGATGAGGCCCGCGAGGCGATGACCGCCTTCCTCAACCGCGGCAAGTAG